GTTTGCGCAGTGGTAAGCCGACAACTTTTAGGGTCACGCAGAAAAAGCAATTGCTCCGACGCGTTTTTGACGATATGCAAGTCTTCCCAAGTGACTTTTAGGTCTTCAGAGGGGATATGAGTCTCCACGTATTCGGTCCATGCACCTGCATCCAATTCTGAAGCGCCCATAGTTAACGCCGTGAAAGGTCCAACCAGAGTTTTGTCCTCGGTGTTGAATAGGAAAATTACAGAGCCTATTTTGATTTCTGGGGGCGGCTTATTGTCTTTGTCAGCGCAGGCATAACGTCTGGTGCTTAGGCACTGCTGTCGAGATGAGCTGGTGCAGAAAAAAACGTAACCATCATACATAACAAAAACCTCTGTTAGAAAAGGGAAGTAAGGCGCGTTTATTTCTCTTTCCATGATGGATTTAGAGGCAGAGGAGTTAGTTGTTGGTACACATATGAGCCCACAATCTTATTTATTGTATTAAATCCTTATCAAACCCAGTGTAGTCACCCCAAAAAAGGGTTCCTGGTATCGACTCAGTTTTGAGTGTGTGAAATGTCTAGGAAAACATTTTTTCTGGCGATGGTTTTAACCATAATTGTACTTTTGATTGGAGCAATAATGTTGTGGAGCCTCGTCACTAACTCGCAAGAAGCCCAATCAAACAGGAGTATCCCCAAAATCAGCTACACCCTTCTGGCTGACCCCACTGCAACTCCAAGTCCCACTGCCACCCCAACCCCGACACCCTCACCGTCTCCCACGCCTAGACCGACCGCGACTCCAACTCCAACACCTACAGCTACACCTACCCCTTCGCCAACCCCCTCACCAACCCCGACGGCAACGCCCCAACCAACGCCCACCCCAACCCCCGTCCCGACAACCACACCCTCACCGACCCCAATTCCAACGGCTACCCCAACAGCGGCGCCAACCGCCACGCCAAGACCAACAACCACACCTACCCCAGAGCCCACCGCAATTCCAACCTCAGAACCTACACCGAACCCAACCGAAACACCCACGCCAACGGAAGCCCCCACACCGCAACCTACCCCACAACCTACGCAACCACCTTCATCTCAACAGTCAAGCGGTTCAACAACGACAACTACTACCCCCAGACCTACCGCAACCAGCAAACCAACCCCCAGCGTCACACCCAAACCCACCCCGTTTCCAACGGCTCAGCAAACGCCAACTGCAACGCCGCTCATAATCGGCCAAAAACCCCTCAGCCCCACGCCTCCGCTGGATCCAACCACGGTTTCTTATAATGAGATTTTTCCGTGGGGATTTGTAGCTGCAGGCATCTTGGGCGTTATGGTTGCCATAAGTGTCGCTGCCAAGAGAGCACAAAACCGAAATCCACCCGAATTAGACTATGAAGAATTCTAGCGAAGTACCCGAAAGCTAAAAATTTCTATTCTGCCATTGTTGGTTAAATCCGATTATGGTGGTTTGCGCTTGAAAACTCTTTCAGTTGCAAAATTCGGCGGTAGCCTCCTTGACGTCGAAGGAAAAGGAATCCCCAAAATCCTCCAACGCATAAACGAAATCAAAAGCCAAAGTGACCGCGGTCCAATTGCGGTGTTTTCTGCACCTATGGGCTGCACTGACGAGCTCATCCGAATAGGAGAATCCTACGCGCAGGGCTGCGGGTTACCCTTAGATCCCGTCTTTGCGATCTATGACCACCTCGCCCGAATGTACGTGAAGCCAGAGTGGCTAGGTCAAGCCCTAAATGAATTCGCAAACTACAAAACCCTCACACAAACCGCCCTAAACGCCGTGAATAAGCGGTTTAGTGGCAACCTCAAAGCGCGCACGCTAACCTTAGGCGGCGAAGTAGCCATGGCCACACTGATGGATTATATCCTCAAAAGCCACGGCATGGACTCCTATGCAGTTTCATTACATGACTGGCCCGTAATCACGGACGACAACTTTGAAGAAGCAAATCCCAATTACGAATTAAGCAAAAAACGCCTAAACGGCTTAACAAGACTCATAGAAGCGGGAAAGGTGGTTCCTTTAGCTGGTTTCTTGGGGACTACGGTTGATGGAGTTGAAACGATTTTAGGCAGAGGGGGCAGCGACTTAACCGCGGTTTTCGTATCTTGCCTACTCAAAGACAACTACCAGACCCAAACGTTACTCTATAAAGATGTGCCTGTTCAAAGTGCTGACCCTAAAGTAGTCAAAGGCCAAAAAACCACACACGTCTCAGCCTTAACCTATAATGAAGCCCATAAAGCGTCGATGATGGGTATGAAAATCGTGATGAGCCCCGCCATTGCGGTAGCTCGACGATTCAACCAGCCCCTAACCGTGGTACCCATCGACGAACCCCAAATGACTTCGGTTATTCAAGCCCAAGAAGTTCCCGGAGAAGTCGTCAAATGCTTAACTGGCAAATCAGGCTGCGCCATCCTATCGCTAAACGACGAAAAAAGCCGTAGTCTCGAAGATGCCTTGCGCATCTGGGAACGCCGCAACGATTTCCTTGACCTTGGCGCAGAGGCTATGGAGACTGGCGAACGCATCCGCGACTTCCTATTTCTAGATAGCGACTTCCTACGTAAAAACGAAGAAAAAATCAAAGGGTTCGATGAAAACCTCAAAATCGAGTATGGTCTGGGCGTCGTCACCCTTATCGGCGACCGCATGAAAGACAGCCCCGGCGTTGCGTCAGTAGCAATGAGCGCAATTTCAGGCATCAACGTAAAACGCGGGATCTTCGCCCCCCACACCAGCCAAATAATCCTTGTGGTGGAGGACAAAAACGTCGCCGCCACCGTCTCCGCCATCCATCAACACAAACAAGAATTAAACCAACCGCCAAATTGGTCCATGGGTTTCCCGCCGACCCCTTAGAAAAGCCTGCTTGCGCTCAGGCTTCAACCTTCTTTGTTTTCCAAAAGTTTTTTTAGGGTTTGGCAGTTTTTTGGGGCATAAGCGTTGATGTCATTGTTGAAGTAGCAGAGTACCCGCGAGGGGGTTTGGTCCCTGATTTTTTGTGCCCAATCCGCAAGTTCAGCTTCGGGGTAGTCGCCGTGGTACAGGCCGTTTTTGCCGTGGAACCGCACATAAACCACCCCACCCGACGCCACCAGCGCCTCAGGCAACTCAGGTGCAAAAACACTACAAAAAACCAGCCCACGCCGCGCCAAAAAATCGTACACTTCATGGTCCCACCAACTCTTGTGCCGAAACTCAAGCACATTGAGCACCTTAGAGTCCATTTGGGCGGCGATTTCATCCAGCAGTGCCATGTTTTTGTGCATAAACGGGGGCAACTGAAACAGCACCGCCAACAACTTCTCGCCTAGAAGGTGAGCAAGTTTGTAGAAGGTCTCGGTTAGCTGGGTGGTGTTGTGGAATTTGCGGGTATGGGTTATGGCGCGGTTGGCTTTTAGGGTGAAACGGAAATCAGGCGGGGGATTCTGGTTCCAGCCAGCAAGTAGTTTTTCTGTGGGGTAACGGTAGAAGGTGTTGTTGACTTCAAGCGTGTTGAAGAACTGCGCGTAGTAAGGGAGCCATTGGGTTTTTTTGAGTTTTGGGGGGTAGAATCGACCAATCCAAAGCGGGTAATAAAAGCCGGAGCAGCCCAAATAGTACTGAGAATTCATGGCGGCGCCTTCATGCATCAACGAGTAGGGTTGGCTTTATTTTTTGTGACAAGACACCTCATAGCTGCTTTTTGGCGTGTACACTTTAACTGACCTCTCCCCAGCAGCCCCAAGTCGTTTGGACGTTTGCCTTTAAAACAAAAACAGCAGATGAAAAAACGTGAAACAAATGACTCAAATACAAACCGCAACCGAAGACGACCTGCTGGTTTCGTTAACTTTCCACAATATGCCCGCCGAGCTTCTCAAGGAGTTTGCGCTAAAAATCGTGAAACCCTACTTTGGAGGCAACTTAAACGAGGCGGTGCGAAGCCTCATGGAGAAAGCCATCACTGAGGAAACCCTCGTTAACGCAGCTACTTCACAAACAAAAGTAATTTTTAAAGAAGAAGCAGAGCCTTAATAGAAGACGCCGAAAAAGGGCTAGTTCATATATCGCCAACGCCGAGTTATGGCGTCGATGCCACTTGGCTAACCTCCTAACACCCTTAACCGTTGCGGGCTATACTTTGCGTAACCGAATTGTATATCCGCCGATGCAGACTAACCGAGCCGACTTCGACGGGGCCGTAACGGCTAAGCTCATAAACTTCTACCTTCGCCGATCCTCCGCCGTGGGGTTACCCATTGTTGAACACGCCTATGTGTCGCCTGCGGGCAAAATCGGCGTCAAACAACTCGGCATCCACGACGACCGCCTAATTGAAGGATTCCAAGCGCTTGCAGAAGGGCTTCACAGTGTGGGGGCGCCGGCTGTGGTGCAGATTAGCCACGCTGGCGGGGTCGCTACCGCTAAAGTTATCGGCGTCACGCCCGCTGGTCCCTCGGCTTGGGGAAAAACGCGCACGCTAGAAGTAGAAGAACTTCAATGTATTGCGGATGATTACGTTTCGGCAGCTAAACGTGCCATGAAAGCGGGGTTTGACGGCGTAGAATTACATGGCGCGCATAGTTATCTGCTCAACCAGTTCCTTTCGCCCCTGCTAAACAAACGCGAAGATGACTGGGGCGGTTCATTGGAGAAACGCATGAAATTTCCTTTGCTGGTGACTAAAAGAGTCCGCGAATGCATAGGCAAAAACAAATTGCTGCTCTACCGCGTGGGCTCGGATGATTTAGCGCCAAATGGCACCCACATCGAAGACGCCATCATCTTTGCCAAAAAGCTTGAGGCAGAGGGCGTGGATATTTTGGATGTTTCGGGCGGCATGTGCGGCAGTGAACCCAAACAGCTTCGAAACGTGACGGGCTATTTTGTTCCTCAGGCGCAAAAGGTTAAGGAATCTGTTGGGGTACCCGTTATTGGCGTGGGCGGCATCGCTGAGCCCCTGTTTGCCGATAGGTTGGTGCGTGAGGGGCAGGTGGATTTGGTTGCTGTGGGGCGTGCTTTGTGGCATGATGTTGAGTGGGCGCAGAAAGCTGCTCAAACAATACAAGCTGTAGCCGATAAATCGAGTTTTTAATTGATTTCGGCTAGGGCTGTCTTGGTTGATCTACATATTATACAATAACTATGGGCAAAAGGATAATGAACGGTGGATAAGACCTCATAGTTGCCTAGTTTAGCTTCTGCGGCTAAGTAAGGTTAACGCCTCGATGTGCTGGTAGCTATGTGTAGATAAAAAGTCGCACACATTGTTATTACATCTTTGAGCCATAAGTAATGCAGACATGGTGATTAAGGTGAACCCTAAACCATCCAAATTGGAACTTTACGTCGAAATTCTGCG
This genomic stretch from Candidatus Bathyarchaeota archaeon harbors:
- a CDS encoding NADH:flavin oxidoreductase, translating into MANLLTPLTVAGYTLRNRIVYPPMQTNRADFDGAVTAKLINFYLRRSSAVGLPIVEHAYVSPAGKIGVKQLGIHDDRLIEGFQALAEGLHSVGAPAVVQISHAGGVATAKVIGVTPAGPSAWGKTRTLEVEELQCIADDYVSAAKRAMKAGFDGVELHGAHSYLLNQFLSPLLNKREDDWGGSLEKRMKFPLLVTKRVRECIGKNKLLLYRVGSDDLAPNGTHIEDAIIFAKKLEAEGVDILDVSGGMCGSEPKQLRNVTGYFVPQAQKVKESVGVPVIGVGGIAEPLFADRLVREGQVDLVAVGRALWHDVEWAQKAAQTIQAVADKSSF
- a CDS encoding DUF72 domain-containing protein — translated: MHEGAAMNSQYYLGCSGFYYPLWIGRFYPPKLKKTQWLPYYAQFFNTLEVNNTFYRYPTEKLLAGWNQNPPPDFRFTLKANRAITHTRKFHNTTQLTETFYKLAHLLGEKLLAVLFQLPPFMHKNMALLDEIAAQMDSKVLNVLEFRHKSWWDHEVYDFLARRGLVFCSVFAPELPEALVASGGVVYVRFHGKNGLYHGDYPEAELADWAQKIRDQTPSRVLCYFNNDINAYAPKNCQTLKKLLENKEG